GGGTAGGCGACAATGAGCCATTGGGAGTGGGTGGGTTGGTGGAAATTGGAGGCGATCTGGGAGTGGCTCGTGAGGAGGAGGGAGCCCTCGATGTTGGAGATGAAGAGACCTGTGGGCGGGTCAGAGCGGGCTAGATCTCGTGAAGCTCGTAGATGATGCAGAGTGGTCTTACTGAATAGGAGGACCAAGAATAAAGCTGTCCTGCAGCCGGGCGGCGAGAGTTCGGAAGATCTGTCATGCACATTTGGTATGCTCGTGTAAGCTATGTTCGGCGTTTCATCCTGGCTGAGCTGCAGAACCTCTTCGCTTCCTTCGTCCTTGAGCGAATGCTGGTCATGCTCTTGCGCTGGCCAGCAAGACCGATAAGTCCTAGACTCAACCCGTGCTCCAGACGAGCATTGTTCGCTACCCCAGAGAGGCGTGGTTTCCGAAGGCCACATTAGTGCTGAGACTGGAGCCAGGTAGTTGGGAGTTGGAAGCACTTTAGCAAAGGCACATGGACATTGAAGTATCAAAGTTACTTCTATCAGCATGTAAAAAGTAGCACCGTGGCTCTGTTAGCGCCTACCACTTGACCAACCCATGCCACTGAGACTTTTGGCGTTGTCTGTGCAGCGTTCGTCATTTGTCGGGGCCAGTGGAATGGCGGAGGATGGAAGCACATTGAGATCCCGCTACTGTAACGGGCAGAGATCAAGATCGTCGGACATGTTCGCCCATGCAGCTGCATTGGCCGTATGAGGCAAACGAGCGTATAGGCTGTTGAAATGGAGCAGGGTACTGCATTGGAGCCAATTAGAAAAAGCAAGTTTGCATTGTGCCGAAGCGTTGGCAGATGGGCAGATCCCGGCAAAAGAAGAAGTTCGATGCTTTGCACACCGTGCATCGAGCTGATGACAGTCTTGCGCAGCTTAACTGCATGATATAACTGCATGCGGTGTGCTGGATCCAATGGAGCTGCAATCGACATCACACCCCTGGCCCAATCGATTTCATCCGTGGAAGACGGATCCAAGCCGCTGCTTTCTGTACCTCCCCATCTTCTTCCGGCTGTTACACATTCTTGCGGGGACGGATTCACCGGTCTGGCAAAACCTCGCCTTTACCAGACCCTGAACACGGTCTAGCCAAATCAGCGGGTATGCTGGATTGACTGGCAACAAAATAGTTTGAACACAAGACTTTCATCTTCTGCAACCGAGCTACCTCCTCCATACCTTGACCATGGGCTCAATCTGCGATCCCATCGTTACAGCGATGGAGAATAATCGTGCTGCGAGCAGTGCCATCGCTCTTGCTGCCGAGACAGATTGTTCTGCCCTCAATTACCTTTCCCTTCCCATCGTCTTCGCCCGAGCACAAGGTGCTGATGTCTGGGATCCCGAAGGCAAACACTATCTCGACTTCCATGCCGCGTCGACAGCCTTGAACCACGGTCACTGCCACCCGAAGTTGGTTGCCACGTTAATCGATCAAGCGCAACGACTTACCCTCACTTCTCGAGCATTTCACAACGATGTATGGCCCGTGTTCGCAACATATGCTACAAAGAAGTTTGGCTATCAAAGAATATTGCCCTCGAGCACAGGGGCGGAGGCAGCGGAGACGGCGATTAAAGTGGCTCGGAAGTGGGCATACAAGGTGAAGGGCGTGCCTCTTGATCAGGCTATCGTTCTTGGTGCTGCTGGGAACCATCATGGTCGAACGGTACGTTTGACTTGTACATGCAGGTCTCGTGATTGTTGTAGCTGAATGCAGTAGATTGCTACTGTATCCCTAGCATCGGATCAGATGTCACGAGAAAACTATGGCCCTCTGGTCCCAAACATAAGCTGCTACATCCCGGGCAGCACCCAGATCATCGAGTACAACGACAAGACTGCTTTAAGAAAAGCTTTCAAAGCAGCTGGCCCCTCTCTCGCTGCCTTTTTTGTTGAGCCTATTCAAGGGGATGCAGGAGTCATCGTAGCAGACGACGAGTATCTACAAGAGGCCCGTGCGCTTTGCGACGAACACAATGCTCTTCTGGTCTGCGACGAGATACAGACTGGCATTGGAAGGACCGGGAGACTACTCGGTCACTACTGGAGTGGTATACGACCGGATATGGTTTTGCTGGGCAAAACGATGACTGGAGGTATGTATCCTGCGTCATGCGTTCTGGCAGATGACGAGATTCTGCTCAGCGTTGAGCCTGGCACGCATGGTTCTACATATGGTGGTAATCCGCTGGGTGCTGCGATTGCCATGCGTGCCCTTCAGGTCTTAGATGAAGACCACTTGGTCGAGCGTGCAGACCGTCTTGGAAATGTTGTGCGAGCCGGGCTCCGAAAGATCCAGGCACGAAATCCCATAATACAAACAGTACGCGGCAGAGGACTCTTAAATGCCTTCGTAATTGACCAGACGAAGACGAATGGCCACACTGGCATCGAGTTGTGTGAGCTTATGACGAGTAAAGGACTCTTGGTAAGTCTTTCACCTGACACGAGGTTGCTCCCGGCTCATCACTAACTTTCGAGTAGCTCAAGTCCAGTCGTACAGGTATTATACGGATATCACCGCCGCTGGTCGTCACCGACGAGCAGATTGAGAGGGCTCTGGGGATGATCAGCGAGTGCATCGACGAGCTACCACATCTACCGTGAGATATTTGCTGGTAGCAGTACAAACAAACGAACATCTCTCATCCCTCTACCGCATCCCAGATAAGTCCCACATCTTCTCTGTGGTTGCTTTCATGAATTCACTGATGTCCATGACTTCGAGTCTGGATACCATCAAACGTTGCTCAGTATCCAGGGGAAAGAAGAGATGGACCGCCTTCGCCATAGCCGTTTTGTCTGACCACGTACGTGGCACTACCTCGTTGTCTTCCAAGACACGAAGCACAGTCGGCAATTGATACGCTGGTAGATCCACATTCAAGTCCCTTCGGATTCGTTCCAAGTCAACTTTGGCGGTGCGATCTGTTTTTCGTACCAATGCTGCCACTCTGGTGTCACATTGGGGATCTTCCACGGGCATTATGTAGCCTTCCTGCAGATATGGGAGGGCGAGGAGACGATTCTCGACCTGCAATCGAGGCACCTTGTATGTGTAGAATTTGAACACTTCCAAAGCACCTGTCAGTGGGCTCTTGATTATGCGGAACGATGTACTAACAATCCATGTTTGCTCGTCCTGTGAGAACAATACGTCCGTTCTGTCGGAATGCAAGGTCACCGGTCCTGAAGTAGCCTTCCGAGTCGAACCTTCGTGTGGACTCTGCGATCGAATGCAGGTAGCTacctaagagttactagagcCCAGCGAGAAAGTCACTCCTGCTCACCCTAAGAAGAGAGATGGAGTTTTGACCAGGACCTCCCCTTGATCTCCACCAGACAACTTGATGGTGACGTTGGCAAGTGGCGTTCCCAGGTCAGCCTGTGTAAGGTCAGCATCGAAAGTCTTCAACACAAGATCCCACGAACCTCCAATGAGTAGTCATCTTCGTGAACGACCGCGATCTCTTGTGTCTCAGTGGTGCCATACAAGACTTTGAGCGGTCTGCCACCCCTGAGATCTTTCCAAAACTCCTTCAATCTGACGGACGGCATGGCGCCCGTCATACATGCATCTCTCAGGTATCTCAAGCCATCGACATATTCCATCCTTCTTGAATCGTCCAGACCGGCTATGTTCGAGTTGTAATGCGTCATCATACCATACCAGAACGTTGGACTCAGGACGATCTTAGTGCCGATCTTCTGACGCAGCTTCTCCCAAATCAGATCATAGTTGCGGCCAAAGTTGTTGATCTCGATACGAACGCCCAGGAGAAGCATCTGAAAGAGCTTGGTGAAGTAGATGGACCAGAACGCTCCCCTTGGCAGCAGACAGACCTCGTCAAGACGCTCAATCGTGGGATCACGAGCATACTTGTTGATCGTGCGACGAGCATGCAGAACTCCTTTAGGAGGTCCTGTGGTGCCTGAGGTAAAGAAGAGAATGCTTGGCGTATCCTCAGTGACAGCTAGAGACCTGTCTAAGACGTAGGATGTAACTAGCGGAAGGGTGTTGGTGTTTTCAGCCTGACCTGGTATCGCCAGTGAGGGAGTCGGATTCTCTGCCTGTATCTCTGCCACAAGCTGAGCTTGTTCAGGTCCTGCAAGCAGAATCTGTGCTTGACAGTGGCGTATAACGTATGCTGCCTCAGCCGGCAATGCTCCGATCGCTAAAGTCCAGCGCTGTGAACGGGATCAATTCTCTCAAAGAGAGGCTGGCTGAACTCACGAACGGGCACGATGACTCCTCCTAGTGCCAGAGTGGCCAGTACACCAACAATGAACTCGAATCCTGCAGGCGCCAGGAGAGCTACGAAGAAGTCTCCACGCTTCCCCAGCACAGACAGGTCGAGAGACTGCTCCAGTTCATGTTTCAGCTTAGCTGTACCATGCAAAATATCAAGATAACCAAAATGGGTACCACAAATGCGATCATCGACAATGGAACGATCGCCTTGCTGCGAAGCGACGGTAAGCAACTTGGAGTAGAGCACGTCGTCTGGTAAGCTGAAGCGCTGTAGAGATGGCATGGTGCGGGCTTGGGGTAATCATAAAGTAGATGACTGAGAGTAGATTCAAGAGCTGGAGCAAGAGGACTTCGAGGATGTATATGCAAACGAGGCTATCCCACCCATTGCTATATCGagcctagatagcctttGTTCGCGAGCTTCGTCGAGCCTATTGCGTGATCGCGAGAGACCCCTTGCGTGTGCGCCGCGATTTGAATATCGGGAGCTTAGCACTACGCCGCACCTACAGTCATAACCTACGAACAGCTTGCTTCAACGACTGACATCTCGATCGGCCCTCAGGACTAATACCCTTCACAGACTGTACCACCACAACTTGTTCTCTACATAGAGAAAGATATCCCGAGCTGAAATGCATCAAAAATAAGCAGCAGAGATATCAATTGAATTGACGTACTAGTAACGAAACGATCAGTGTCTTCGTTCGTGATGCTGATATCGAACCTCTATCCGTGCCCGTTAGTGTACTTGTGAGCACATTGACTGGCCGATTATATGCACCTTGCTCAGAGCGGCAGTCAGTTTAGATCTGTCGGACTGATCAAGATTCAGTTCTTCTTTCAAGTCCGCTGTGTCTGTGATCTTGTCTCCTGTTAGCCTGCACATTCGCTGATTTTCAATTCCACAGTCGACTTACCTTCTCGAGGGACACGTTCAAGCGTTCAGCAATCAGTTCCTTCAGATTGCGAGAGAGACTAGCCATGGTAACGATGCAATGAAATCAGAATCGCAAATGGTTGAGAAGTAAGGGCAGAGTGTATTGAGACTAGATACAAAACAGAGCAGCCGTAGACGGACAGACCATACTTCGAGCCTCCGAGTGATGCTTTACAAGCAACATTGAATACTGCATATGTAGTCGCTTATGCTTACTTTCTATTGCAGCTTCTCTTCCGTGACTGTACCATTTGACCCTTGTCCATGACCTTTGGCGGCAGTTGCTGCTTGACTAAACAGCTCCAAAGACTGGATCGCAGTGCTACAGATTGCATCAACATCGCCATGTACGATGAAAGCACTCCA
Above is a genomic segment from Fulvia fulva chromosome 3, complete sequence containing:
- a CDS encoding Ornithine aminotransferase — its product is MGSICDPIVTAMENNRAASSAIALAAETDCSALNYLSLPIVFARAQGADVWDPEGKHYLDFHAASTALNHGHCHPKLVATLIDQAQRLTLTSRAFHNDVWPVFATYATKKFGYQRILPSSTGAEAAETAIKVARKWAYKVKGVPLDQAIVLGAAGNHHGRTIATVSLASDQMSRENYGPLVPNISCYIPGSTQIIEYNDKTALRKAFKAAGPSLAAFFVEPIQGDAGVIVADDEYLQEARALCDEHNALLVCDEIQTGIGRTGRLLGHYWSGIRPDMVLLGKTMTGGMYPASCVLADDEILLSVEPGTHGSTYGGNPLGAAIAMRALQVLDEDHLVERADRLGNVVRAGLRKIQARNPIIQTVRGRGLLNAFVIDQTKTNGHTGIELCELMTSKGLLLKSSRTGIIRISPPLVVTDEQIERALGMISECIDELPHLP
- a CDS encoding Acyl-CoA ligase oryP, with translation MPSLQRFSLPDDVLYSKLLTVASQQGDRSIVDDRICGTHFGYLDILHGTAKLKHELEQSLDLSVLGKRGDFFVALLAPAGFEFIVGVLATLALGGVIVPVPIGALPAEAAYVIRHCQAQILLAGPEQAQLVAEIQAENPTPSLAIPGQAENTNTLPLVTSYVLDRSLAVTEDTPSILFFTSGTTGPPKGVLHARRTINKYARDPTIERLDEVCLLPRGAFWSIYFTKLFQMLLLGVRIEINNFGRNYDLIWEKLRQKIGTKIVLSPTFWYGMMTHYNSNIAGLDDSRRMEYVDGLRYLRDACMTGAMPSVRLKEFWKDLRGGRPLKVLYGTTETQEIAVVHEDDYSLEADLGTPLANVTIKLSGGDQGEVLVKTPSLFLGYLHSIAESTRRFDSEGYFRTGDLAFRQNGRIVLTGRANMDLFKFYTYKVPRLQVENRLLALPYLQEGYIMPVEDPQCDTRVAALVRKTDRTAKVDLERIRRDLNVDLPAYQLPTVLRVLEDNEVVPRTWSDKTAMAKAVHLFFPLDTEQRLMVSRLEVMDISEFMKATTEKMWDLSGMR